A region of Ferruginibacter albus DNA encodes the following proteins:
- a CDS encoding HTTM domain-containing protein, which produces MSIGIALNIVEPVLRNEGSLTATAYIYSTRLNQKIKNIINKYFFNPAHIAPLVVFRIIFGIVLFISTLRFICKGWITEFYVKPKFHFPFYGFEWIHPLSSTGMYTLYALLLVTAFFIIVGLFYRIATIVFFVCFCYAELIDKTYYLNHYYLVSILVFLLILTPANKYFSIDALRKPSLKAAYIPAWCITVFKLQLFIIYFYAGLSKLIPDWLFNAMPLKIWLRANDSLPIIGHLLSKQWVAYLFSWFGALFDLSIVFLLWNKSTRKIAYVFVIIFHLITTMLFQIGMFPYIMIAAATIFFSEAFHKKIIRQLQSIFKKTTNEKDILYAQDLNIVRKKTILLLLSIYFLIQVLVPLRFLLYPGKLLWTEQGYRFSWRVMLMEKAGTTFFYITNPETGKRLEVNNSKFLTGYQERMMETQPDMMLQYAHILNSEYKKQGITYPVVTVECYVSLNGTGNRLYIDSTINLANEQESWFGNKKWILP; this is translated from the coding sequence ATGAGCATTGGTATCGCTTTAAACATTGTAGAGCCTGTCCTGAGGAACGAAGGATCACTCACTGCAACAGCATATATTTATTCAACACGATTGAATCAAAAAATAAAAAATATAATCAATAAATACTTTTTCAACCCGGCGCATATAGCTCCGTTAGTTGTATTCAGAATTATATTTGGTATTGTATTATTTATAAGTACACTGCGTTTTATTTGCAAAGGCTGGATAACCGAATTCTACGTAAAGCCAAAATTCCATTTCCCGTTTTATGGCTTTGAATGGATCCATCCCTTAAGTAGTACAGGAATGTACACTTTGTACGCCTTACTCTTAGTTACAGCCTTCTTCATCATTGTCGGCTTGTTTTATCGTATAGCTACAATTGTTTTTTTTGTTTGCTTTTGCTATGCCGAATTAATAGATAAAACATATTATCTCAATCATTATTACCTCGTTAGTATTTTAGTTTTTCTACTGATATTAACACCGGCAAATAAATATTTTTCGATTGATGCACTTCGCAAGCCTTCTCTAAAAGCAGCTTACATACCTGCATGGTGTATTACTGTTTTTAAGCTACAGCTTTTTATAATTTATTTTTATGCAGGCTTATCTAAATTAATTCCTGATTGGTTGTTTAATGCAATGCCTTTAAAAATATGGTTACGGGCAAACGATTCATTGCCAATTATCGGGCACTTATTAAGTAAACAATGGGTAGCCTATCTTTTTAGCTGGTTTGGTGCTTTGTTTGATCTGTCCATTGTATTTTTGCTTTGGAATAAAAGCACGAGAAAAATTGCTTATGTTTTTGTGATCATTTTTCATTTGATTACTACCATGCTTTTTCAAATTGGCATGTTTCCCTATATAATGATTGCTGCTGCTACTATTTTCTTCTCTGAAGCTTTTCACAAAAAAATTATTCGGCAATTGCAAAGCATATTCAAAAAAACTACTAACGAAAAGGATATTTTATATGCACAAGATTTAAATATTGTCCGCAAAAAAACAATATTACTTTTGCTCTCCATTTATTTTTTGATACAGGTATTAGTACCGTTACGTTTTTTACTATATCCCGGCAAATTATTATGGACAGAACAAGGTTATCGTTTCTCCTGGCGGGTAATGTTGATGGAGAAAGCCGGCACTACTTTTTTTTATATCACCAATCCTGAAACAGGTAAACGATTGGAAGTAAACAATTCAAAGTTTCTAACCGGTTACCAGGAAAGAATGATGGAAACACAACCGGATATGATGTTGCAATATGCACACATACTGAATAGTGAATATAAAAAGCAAGGAATTACATATCCTGTAGTAACTGTGGAATGTTATGTTTCACTTAATGGTACAGGGAATCGATTGTATATAGATAGTACTATTAATCTTGCAAATGAGCAAGAGAGTTGGTTTGGCAATAAGAAATGGATATTGCCATAA
- a CDS encoding TonB-dependent receptor family protein yields the protein MKLFITFIVSLFFLSIATAQVKQLDSVTVKSGNTKISDFTRLKDVEGTSIYAGKKTEVIVMKDVVGNKATNNSRQIYSKVAGLNIFENDGGAGIQLAIGGRGLDPNRVANFNVRQNGYDISADALGYPESYYTPPAEMTDRIEIVRGAASLQYGTQFGGMINFRLNKGSDTQKVEVISRLTGGSWNFLNSSTSIGGTASKLNYYAFFQHKSGDGWRPNADFNSNIAYASAVYKAIEKLSITLQYTFMQYLEHQPGGLTDDDFNKDPRQSVRNRNWFKVNWNLAAALIDYKISDHLHFDTRFFGLIAERDALGILTDISRTDDGTADRNLYIDNYKNWGNETRSLYTYKINKMEATALIGFRYYHGHTDRQQGYGNNKASGNADDFTFNPVAPKDTLYYSDYQFPNENIAVFAENIFRITPKLSIIPGVRFENIITRANGAYNAPIFRLNGDIIATNHTIDHKLNNRSFVIGGIGATYAVSPSLQAYFNFSQNYKAINFNDLRTLNPGLIVDSSLKDESGYSADLGIRKSNGIINYDVNIFILNYNNKIGTIPITDSSATLTYNYRTNISQSYHYGIESYIETDIWKLIKGDKAKMSISIFSNLSLINAKYKSQEAAFNNKRVEFVPQVLFKTGVAYRRNKLAISYQFSYTGDQFTDATNALKTTNAIDGLVPAYYIMDISADYKINKTFSVYASINNITNNMYFTRRADSYPGPGIIPADGRSFYTTLQVKL from the coding sequence ATGAAATTATTTATAACGTTTATTGTTTCTTTATTTTTTTTATCAATTGCAACAGCCCAGGTAAAGCAATTGGATTCTGTTACAGTGAAATCCGGCAATACTAAAATATCCGACTTTACAAGATTGAAAGATGTAGAAGGAACTTCCATTTATGCCGGGAAGAAAACAGAGGTCATTGTTATGAAAGATGTGGTTGGCAATAAAGCTACCAATAACAGTCGCCAGATATATTCCAAAGTAGCAGGGTTGAACATTTTTGAAAATGATGGTGGCGCCGGTATCCAACTGGCAATTGGTGGCAGAGGGCTCGATCCTAATCGTGTAGCTAATTTTAATGTTCGTCAAAATGGTTATGATATTAGCGCCGATGCATTGGGATACCCTGAAAGCTATTATACGCCACCGGCTGAAATGACAGATAGAATTGAGATTGTTCGTGGTGCTGCATCCCTGCAATATGGAACACAGTTTGGGGGCATGATAAATTTTAGATTAAACAAGGGTTCAGATACACAAAAAGTAGAAGTCATTTCTCGTTTAACAGGTGGTTCATGGAATTTTTTAAATTCTTCTACCAGCATAGGCGGAACCGCTAGTAAGCTTAATTACTATGCTTTCTTTCAGCATAAATCAGGTGATGGCTGGCGGCCTAATGCCGATTTTAATTCAAACATTGCTTATGCAAGTGCAGTATATAAGGCTATAGAGAAGCTTTCTATAACGCTGCAGTATACTTTTATGCAATACCTGGAGCATCAACCCGGAGGACTCACGGATGATGACTTCAACAAAGATCCACGCCAGTCTGTACGCAATCGTAATTGGTTTAAAGTAAATTGGAATTTAGCAGCAGCATTGATCGATTATAAAATCTCTGATCATCTTCATTTTGATACAAGATTTTTTGGATTGATAGCAGAGCGTGATGCGTTAGGTATCCTTACTGATATCAGCAGAACAGATGATGGAACTGCCGATAGAAATTTGTATATAGATAATTATAAGAACTGGGGCAATGAAACAAGATCTTTATATACCTACAAAATAAATAAAATGGAAGCCACAGCGTTAATAGGTTTCCGTTATTATCATGGACATACCGACCGTCAGCAGGGTTATGGAAATAACAAAGCAAGTGGAAATGCGGATGATTTTACATTTAATCCTGTTGCACCAAAGGACACACTTTATTATTCCGATTATCAATTCCCCAATGAAAATATTGCCGTTTTTGCAGAGAATATCTTTCGCATTACACCAAAGCTAAGCATCATACCGGGTGTTCGATTTGAAAATATCATTACAAGAGCAAACGGCGCTTACAATGCCCCCATCTTTAGGTTAAATGGTGATATCATTGCTACCAACCATACCATAGATCATAAGCTAAATAACAGAAGCTTTGTAATAGGCGGAATTGGCGCAACCTATGCGGTAAGCCCTTCTTTGCAGGCTTATTTTAATTTTTCGCAAAATTATAAGGCTATTAATTTTAATGATCTGCGTACATTAAACCCAGGGCTTATTGTAGATAGTTCATTAAAAGATGAAAGTGGTTATTCTGCAGACCTGGGGATTAGAAAAAGCAATGGCATCATTAATTATGATGTTAATATTTTTATTTTAAACTATAATAATAAGATAGGAACAATTCCAATAACAGATTCTTCTGCTACGCTTACTTATAATTATAGAACGAACATATCACAATCATATCACTATGGCATAGAATCATACATTGAAACAGATATATGGAAATTGATAAAAGGTGATAAAGCAAAAATGAGTATTTCGATTTTCTCCAATCTGTCTTTGATCAATGCAAAATATAAAAGCCAGGAAGCAGCGTTCAATAATAAGCGGGTAGAGTTTGTACCGCAAGTATTATTTAAAACCGGTGTTGCATACAGAAGAAATAAACTTGCTATTTCATACCAGTTCTCTTATACCGGCGACCAGTTTACAGATGCTACCAATGCGTTAAAAACAACCAATGCAATTGATGGATTGGTTCCGGCTTATTACATAATGGATATTTCTGCTGATTATAAAATAAACAAAACATTTTCTGTTTATGCCAGCATCAATAACATAACTAATAATATGTACTTTACTCGGCGTGCAGATAGTTATCCTGGCCCTGGCATTATACCTGCCGATGGAAGAAGCTTCTATACAACATTGCAAGTAAAACTATAA
- a CDS encoding imelysin family protein, giving the protein MKSRFLLVAGIVGICSTIIFFSCSKSDTGNNGNGGSTDTDSTLVKIGNNVIVPAYQQLNETVTNLDNAVTTFNTNPTAPNLAALRTNFLAAYNAWETCSEFQFGPATSQLFVTNTANLFPTNSTLIDNNINSGSYTIGAIGNLNAEGFPAIDYLLYNGDDATVLAKFTTDVHAAAAKQYLAAITNSLQTKATALYNAWTVSGGNYIHQFTTATGVNAGSSLSLLANAIVQEYDVVLKNYKIGIPIGKYGTSTLPIDPTSVEAYYSGQSIPLMITQIQSIQSLYLAGIDQKVIASGAVKNGSPLNDVIKDEITTIITKLQAINGPLSSAIQNNITPVNDAYTEITKLVVLLKVDMSSALGVRISFSDDDGD; this is encoded by the coding sequence ATGAAATCACGTTTTTTATTAGTTGCAGGTATTGTCGGTATATGCTCTACCATTATTTTTTTCTCATGTAGTAAATCAGATACCGGCAACAATGGTAACGGAGGTTCTACCGATACGGATTCTACCCTCGTTAAAATTGGCAACAATGTTATTGTTCCGGCTTACCAACAATTAAATGAAACCGTTACTAATTTGGATAATGCTGTTACAACGTTCAACACAAATCCAACAGCCCCTAATCTTGCAGCACTTAGAACAAATTTTTTAGCAGCATATAATGCCTGGGAAACCTGCAGCGAATTTCAGTTTGGTCCTGCAACCAGCCAATTATTTGTTACCAATACAGCAAATCTTTTTCCTACAAACAGCACGCTGATAGATAACAATATAAATTCAGGCAGTTATACTATCGGAGCTATCGGCAATTTGAATGCAGAAGGGTTTCCTGCAATAGACTATTTGCTATACAATGGAGATGATGCAACCGTATTGGCAAAATTTACAACTGATGTGCATGCAGCTGCTGCAAAACAATACTTAGCGGCAATCACCAATTCATTACAAACAAAAGCAACAGCTTTATACAATGCATGGACTGTAAGTGGAGGAAATTATATCCATCAGTTTACTACAGCAACAGGCGTAAATGCCGGAAGCTCATTAAGCTTATTGGCTAATGCTATTGTACAGGAATACGATGTAGTTTTAAAAAATTATAAAATCGGCATTCCTATTGGAAAGTATGGTACATCAACGCTTCCAATAGATCCAACATCGGTAGAAGCTTATTACAGCGGACAATCGATTCCCTTAATGATAACGCAGATACAATCTATTCAAAGTTTATATTTGGCAGGTATCGATCAAAAAGTAATTGCAAGCGGCGCTGTAAAAAATGGCTCACCATTGAATGATGTTATTAAAGATGAGATAACAACTATAATCACAAAACTGCAGGCTATTAATGGTCCCCTTTCATCTGCTATACAAAATAATATTACACCTGTTAATGACGCTTATACAGAAATTACAAAGCTGGTAGTGTTGTTAAAAGTGGATATGAGTTCTGCATTAGGTGTGCGAATTTCATTTAGCGACGATGATGGAGATTAA